In a genomic window of Rhododendron vialii isolate Sample 1 chromosome 12a, ASM3025357v1:
- the LOC131309508 gene encoding uncharacterized mitochondrial protein AtMg00810-like → MGLLGSRLNSFPMEGYLKLNPDDGDPLNDPTKYRRLVGRLIYLTVTRPDLVYSVQILSQFMQNPRKPHWEAALRVLRFIKGNLGQGLLFPSFNDPTLKAYCDSDWAGCETTRCSITGFCVFLENSLISWKSKKQTNVARSFAKAEYRAMAATCSKITWIRHILEDLKVPQSQPTSLFCDNQVALHIAKIAIFMNA, encoded by the coding sequence ATGGGATTATTAGGATCTCGTCTCAATTCTTTTCCAATGGAGGGGTATTTGAAACTGAATCCCGACGATGGCGATCCATTAAATGATCCAACCAAATACAGAAGATTGGTTGGGAGATTGATTTACCTAACAGTAACAAGGCCAGACTTAGTATACTCTGTGCAAATCCTAAGTCAATTTATGCAGAATCCTCGGAAACCACATTGGGAAGCTGCTCTAAGAGTTTTGCGTTTCATTAAAGGGAATCTTGGTCAAGGATTACTCTTTCCTTCATTCAATGATCCTACGTTAAAGGCTTATTGTGATTCAGATTGGGCGGGTTGTGAGACAACTCGATGTTCAATTACGGGATTCTgtgtatttttggaaaattctttGATTTCTTGGAAATCAAAGAAACAAACCAATGTGGCTCGTTCTTTCGCTAAAGCCGAATATCGAGCCATGGCTGCAACATGTTCGAAAATTACATGGATACGACATATTTTGGAAGATCTCAAAGTTCCACAAAGCCAGCCAACATCCTTATTTTGTGACAACCAGGTAGCTCTCCACATTGCAAAAATTGCGATTTTCATGAACGCATGA
- the LOC131309509 gene encoding uncharacterized protein LOC131309509: MGKSQPYVDLMVFSFSFTRSSSKCSFCSHNPTRLGGFSSTFRSRCQCCEGGKRNAHHNEDRLMQFLMGLNATYNPIQGQILLLKPVPDIREAYNMVTQDDKQREIGNNSLAENSSVAAAVRFHKGFNPNNKSSSNSSFSSSTSNTEGLFCRYCKKDTHAIKSCYKLHGFPVGHPRHDPNFKPKYDPNFKPPSNRPGQQHQQYGARSNPAATHAAFPNDAMLTLSGLSAEQYQQLTAAVANAPHLSKGNNDVYANVAGLGYGEDDWLG, from the exons ATGGGAAAGAGCCAACCATATGTTGATCTCATGGTTTTCTCATTCAGTTTCACAAGATCTAGTtccaagtgttctttttgcTCCCACAACCCAACACGTTTGGGAGGATTTTCAAGCACTTTTCGCTCAAG GTGTCAATGCTGTGAAGGGGGTAAGAGGAATGCACATCATAATGAGGACCGTCTCATGCAATTTCTCATGGGGCTCAATGCAACTTATAATCCCATTCAAGGCCAAATACTGCTTCTGAAGCCCGTACCCGATATTCGGGAAGCTTATAACATGGTGACCCAGGACGACAAACAGCGAGAGATTGGGAACAATTCGCTTGCCGAAAATTCCTCAGTTGCAGCGGCTGTGCGATTTCATAAAGGCTTCAATCCAAACAACAAGTCCTCTAGTAACTCATCATTTTCGTCTTCTACTTCCAATACTGAAGGATTATTTTGCAGATATTGCAAAAAGGATACACATGCTATTAAAAGTTGCTATAAGTTGCATGGATTTCCAGTCGGGCACCCACGACATGATCCCAACTTTAAACCAAAATATGATCCCAATTTTAAACCACCAAGCAACCGTCCGGGACAGCAACATCAGCAATatggtgctcgatccaatcctGCTGCTACACATGCCGCCTTTCCTAACGATGCCATGCTGACTCTCTCAGGGCTTTCTGCCGAGCAGTATCAACAATTGACCGCTGCCGTGGCAAATGCGCCACACTTATCCAAGGGTAATAATGATGTTTATGCAAATGTCGCAG GACTTGGCTACGGGGAAGATGATTGGCTGGGGTAA